One Maribacter dokdonensis DSW-8 genomic region harbors:
- a CDS encoding LytR/AlgR family response regulator transcription factor: MEQPIKILIVEDNVIIADDMQSMLEEIGYEIVDNVIVYEQAVEVLKTQQVDLVLIDIILASDKTGIDLGKHIRENYDIPFIFVTSNSDRATVENAKTVKPNGYLVKPFEQQDLYTSIEIALSNFIYGKQNASNGTANSGNTEDVAMSNSILKDSIFVKKQHLYYRIQFGDIQFIKADNVYLEVNTVDKKFLVRSPLKDYLEKLPQNKFYRAHKSYIVNVDHIDAINSKDIMINNTLIPISKDFKEFIISAMNS, from the coding sequence TTGGAACAACCCATAAAAATTCTAATTGTTGAGGATAATGTAATCATCGCTGATGATATGCAATCTATGTTAGAGGAAATAGGATATGAAATAGTTGATAATGTAATCGTTTACGAGCAAGCAGTTGAGGTGTTAAAAACCCAGCAGGTTGACTTAGTTCTTATTGACATCATTTTAGCCTCTGATAAAACAGGTATAGACTTAGGTAAACATATTAGGGAGAATTATGACATTCCTTTCATTTTTGTAACCTCTAACTCTGATCGTGCAACGGTTGAGAATGCCAAGACGGTTAAGCCTAACGGTTATTTGGTAAAGCCATTTGAGCAACAAGATCTTTATACTTCTATTGAAATTGCCTTATCTAACTTTATTTATGGCAAACAAAATGCCAGTAATGGAACGGCTAACAGTGGAAATACTGAAGATGTTGCCATGTCAAATTCAATTTTGAAGGATTCTATATTTGTTAAAAAACAACATTTATATTACAGAATTCAATTTGGTGATATTCAGTTTATAAAGGCGGATAATGTATATTTAGAAGTGAATACCGTGGATAAAAAATTCTTGGTACGATCACCATTAAAAGATTATTTAGAGAAGCTTCCCCAGAATAAATTTTATAGAGCACACAAATCATACATTGTAAATGTAGATCATATTGATGCTATTAATTCAAAGGATATAATGATCAATAATACATTGATTCCAATTTCTAAAGACTTTAAAGAATTTATTATTTCGGCAATGAATTCTTGA
- the menA gene encoding 1,4-dihydroxy-2-naphthoate octaprenyltransferase — protein sequence MTKVKAWLNAARLRTLPLSISGIFVGTALAAYYGATNVTIFILALCTTIGLQVTSNFANDYGDGVKGTDGDDRIGPKRALQSGLLTAAELKRGIYISIVINAVLIISLIITSFGIKDVLYPVLFLVLGALAIWAAIKYTVGKSAYGYQGLGDVFVFIFFGLVSVLGSMFLYLKFIDLIAVLPAIAIGLLSVGVLNLNNMRDIKSDTAVGKNTLAVKMGLSKAKKYHYTILVVSFLCLFYFLFTTNASQLRYVSLVGYLPILVHLRKVALTNKAAELDPELKKLALSTFCIAVLFFISYYYFL from the coding sequence GTGACTAAAGTTAAAGCTTGGCTCAACGCTGCAAGGCTTAGAACGCTTCCCTTATCAATATCAGGTATTTTTGTAGGTACGGCATTGGCTGCTTATTATGGTGCCACCAATGTAACTATTTTCATATTGGCCTTATGTACAACTATAGGCCTACAGGTGACCTCTAACTTTGCCAATGACTATGGTGATGGTGTCAAAGGCACTGATGGTGATGATAGAATAGGACCTAAACGCGCCTTGCAAAGTGGTTTGCTTACTGCCGCAGAATTAAAAAGAGGTATCTATATCAGCATTGTAATTAATGCAGTTTTAATCATTTCATTGATTATCACATCGTTTGGAATTAAAGATGTTCTTTACCCTGTCTTATTTTTGGTTTTAGGTGCATTGGCCATTTGGGCCGCAATTAAATATACTGTAGGTAAATCAGCCTATGGTTATCAAGGTTTGGGAGATGTTTTTGTCTTTATATTTTTCGGATTGGTAAGTGTTTTGGGGTCCATGTTTTTGTACTTGAAATTTATTGATTTGATCGCTGTATTACCGGCAATTGCAATAGGACTTTTAAGTGTTGGGGTTCTTAATCTTAACAACATGCGAGACATTAAATCAGATACTGCCGTTGGTAAGAATACGTTGGCCGTAAAAATGGGATTGTCAAAGGCAAAAAAATATCATTATACCATTCTGGTCGTATCCTTTTTGTGTTTGTTTTATTTTCTCTTTACAACAAATGCCTCACAGTTACGTTATGTAAGTCTTGTAGGCTACTTACCAATACTGGTTCATTTAAGAAAAGTAGCTCTCACAAATAAGGCTGCAGAACTAGATCCTGAGCTTAAAAAATTAGCTTTAAGTACGTTTTGTATAGCGGTATTGTTTTTTATTAGTTATTATTATTTTTTGTAA
- a CDS encoding SPOR domain-containing protein — protein sequence MPFIEESDLLELHKDVDKAQIINERLLDQIKFKNKELKKSKIQRNIFAGITGLFLIGGLAFTSFTAGISSSGGFNRNNNKDLVLTSIDSVDAYRTRLENLKEQNEELSLVKEFYLAKEFLQKEKIYSVQVKSFVDNNVTLASEALTNTLFVKTNPFYSYSLGNFETLEEAQSFRKQLVDLGFNDAFVASYQDGKRIQIEDPY from the coding sequence ATGCCTTTTATAGAAGAAAGTGATTTACTAGAATTACATAAAGATGTAGATAAAGCTCAAATTATTAATGAGCGTTTATTGGATCAAATAAAGTTTAAGAATAAAGAATTAAAAAAGAGTAAGATTCAGCGAAACATTTTTGCCGGTATTACAGGTCTTTTCTTAATAGGTGGTTTGGCTTTCACATCTTTTACCGCTGGTATTTCTAGTTCTGGAGGTTTTAACAGGAACAATAATAAAGATTTGGTTTTGACATCAATTGATAGTGTTGATGCATATAGAACGCGCTTGGAGAACCTAAAAGAACAGAATGAAGAACTTAGTTTGGTAAAGGAATTTTACTTGGCAAAAGAGTTTTTACAGAAAGAAAAGATATATTCGGTTCAGGTAAAATCATTTGTGGATAACAATGTAACATTGGCTTCTGAGGCATTGACCAATACACTTTTTGTAAAGACAAATCCTTTTTACTCTTATTCCTTAGGAAACTTTGAAACCCTAGAAGAGGCCCAGTCATTCAGAAAACAATTGGTTGATCTAGGTTTCAACGATGCTTTCGTAGCCTCTTACCAAGACGGTAAAAGAATTCAAATAGAAGATCCATATTAG
- a CDS encoding CvfB family protein, protein MIELGRINNLEILRDTSVGLFLGDEDGNDVLLPNKYVPTGYEIGQKIKVFCYLDYDERPVATTLEPDIMLGEFRLLQVAEVNEFGAFMEWGLEKHLLVPFREQRVKMKEGQWYVVHCYLDERSGRLVASNKLDKFLSNDTVDLKEWEQVDLVVTRQTDLGWEVIVNERHKGLVYFNEVFKPINIGDVIPGCVKTIRKDNKLDISLQPLGAKVLEPAAKKIYEVLVENGGFLGLHDKSAPEEIRDVFQMSKKTFKKGLGTLYKDRKIKIESDGITLSED, encoded by the coding sequence ATGATAGAATTAGGACGTATTAACAACCTTGAGATTTTAAGAGACACCAGTGTAGGGCTTTTTTTGGGCGATGAAGACGGCAATGATGTTTTGTTGCCAAATAAGTATGTGCCTACTGGGTATGAAATAGGGCAGAAGATTAAAGTTTTCTGTTATTTGGATTATGATGAAAGACCAGTTGCAACAACTTTAGAACCGGATATTATGCTCGGTGAATTTAGATTGTTACAAGTTGCTGAAGTTAATGAGTTTGGTGCTTTTATGGAGTGGGGATTGGAAAAACACCTATTGGTACCTTTTAGGGAGCAGCGTGTTAAAATGAAAGAAGGCCAATGGTATGTTGTTCATTGTTATTTAGATGAGCGTTCTGGTAGATTGGTAGCGTCTAATAAGCTTGATAAATTTCTTAGTAATGACACCGTAGACCTAAAAGAATGGGAGCAGGTAGACCTAGTGGTTACTCGGCAAACAGACTTAGGGTGGGAAGTGATCGTAAATGAAAGGCATAAAGGTTTGGTATATTTTAATGAAGTCTTTAAGCCAATTAATATCGGTGATGTAATACCTGGTTGTGTAAAAACGATCAGAAAAGATAATAAGTTGGATATTTCACTTCAACCACTTGGAGCAAAAGTATTAGAACCTGCGGCAAAAAAAATATACGAAGTCTTGGTTGAAAACGGTGGGTTTTTAGGGTTACATGATAAATCTGCACCAGAAGAAATTAGAGATGTCTTTCAAATGAGCAAGAAGACTTTTAAGAAAGGTCTGGGTACGCTTTATAAAGACAGAAAAATAAAAATAGAATCTGACGGTATCACATTATCAGAAGATTAG
- a CDS encoding DUF2853 family protein, which translates to MSKRDDLIEKYAADIKDKFGEDADMDLLKKVTVGLGPSIYNIDASKVSGGDQKELDTVKNNYLIKKLGLADDSKLDDAIATVMEKYGSSNRNKHRAVIYYKLCQHFNKASVYDK; encoded by the coding sequence ATGAGTAAAAGAGACGATTTAATAGAAAAGTATGCTGCGGACATCAAAGATAAATTTGGTGAGGATGCAGATATGGACTTGCTTAAAAAAGTAACTGTTGGTTTAGGACCATCTATTTACAATATTGATGCTTCTAAAGTATCTGGTGGTGACCAAAAAGAATTGGATACTGTTAAGAACAACTATTTGATCAAAAAATTAGGTCTTGCAGATGATTCTAAATTAGATGACGCTATTGCTACGGTTATGGAGAAGTATGGTTCTTCTAACAGAAATAAGCATAGAGCGGTTATCTATTATAAGCTATGTCAACATTTCAATAAAGCATCTGTTTACGATAAATAG
- the menD gene encoding 2-succinyl-5-enolpyruvyl-6-hydroxy-3-cyclohexene-1-carboxylic-acid synthase, with protein MKYSAIPTAQTIVQHCQAKEIGNIVISPGSRNAPLTIAFAENPFFKCFSIVDERSAAFFALGMAQQLKEPVVVLCTSGSALLNYYPAIAEAYYSNIPLIVISADRPVYKLGIGDGQTIDQRNVFKNHIGYSANLKQDVSHASSTVLQYRPDWFEDGKMEDIQHDVQTFNDQQLNLAFDISLKSNSPVHINAPFEEPLYNTFLEPTVSPQLNIDANEIVDVLNLEPHREIWNASSKKMVLVGVNSPNEVESEILDFLANDPSVLVLTETTSNIHHPHFFNSIDSLIAPIEMQLDSDELFKKLRPDVLITFGGLIVSKKVKAFLRKHKPDHHWHIGGQTANNTFFCLKEHLKISVNRFFDEMYAQPIKTESDYFLSWNKVKQGYMLKREAYLKKIPFSDFSAFGQLLRSVPDNYMLQLANSSTIRYTQLFDLNPSLKVFCNRGTSGIDGSTSTAVGASWAYGSPTLLVTGDLSFFYDSNALWNNYIKNNFRIIVINNGGGGIFRILPGKDDSSVFETYFETRHSLSAEHLCNMFGFDYRTAKSSIELEEELKVFYKETVRPMLLEITTPTLINDKILIDYFRFIS; from the coding sequence ATGAAATACTCTGCTATACCCACTGCACAAACTATTGTTCAACATTGCCAGGCTAAGGAAATTGGTAATATTGTAATTTCACCTGGTTCAAGAAATGCGCCATTAACAATTGCTTTTGCAGAGAATCCTTTTTTTAAGTGCTTTAGTATTGTTGATGAGCGATCTGCCGCATTTTTTGCCTTAGGTATGGCACAACAGTTAAAAGAACCTGTAGTGGTACTTTGTACCTCTGGTAGTGCCCTTTTAAATTATTACCCTGCAATTGCCGAAGCATACTACAGTAACATTCCGTTAATTGTAATTTCTGCAGATCGGCCCGTTTATAAATTAGGTATTGGTGATGGACAAACTATTGATCAGCGCAATGTTTTTAAAAACCATATTGGTTATTCGGCAAATTTAAAACAAGATGTAAGTCACGCCTCCTCAACTGTATTGCAGTACAGACCAGATTGGTTTGAGGATGGTAAAATGGAAGATATTCAGCACGATGTTCAAACCTTTAATGACCAGCAACTTAATCTTGCTTTTGATATTTCGTTGAAATCTAATAGTCCGGTACATATAAACGCACCCTTTGAAGAACCTTTGTATAATACATTTTTAGAGCCAACTGTTTCACCTCAATTAAATATTGATGCTAATGAAATCGTAGATGTACTAAATTTAGAGCCTCATAGGGAAATTTGGAATGCATCTTCTAAAAAAATGGTTTTGGTAGGGGTAAACTCTCCCAATGAGGTAGAAAGTGAAATTTTAGATTTTTTAGCGAATGACCCTAGTGTTTTGGTATTGACTGAAACTACTTCTAACATTCATCATCCACATTTTTTTAATAGTATAGATTCTTTAATTGCACCTATTGAAATGCAATTGGATAGTGATGAGTTGTTCAAAAAATTAAGACCTGACGTGTTGATTACATTTGGTGGATTAATTGTCTCTAAAAAAGTAAAGGCTTTCTTAAGAAAACATAAACCAGATCATCATTGGCATATTGGTGGGCAAACAGCGAATAATACATTTTTTTGCCTGAAAGAGCATTTAAAAATTTCTGTTAACCGTTTTTTTGATGAGATGTATGCACAACCCATTAAAACGGAAAGCGATTATTTTTTGAGTTGGAATAAGGTGAAACAAGGCTACATGTTAAAAAGAGAGGCGTATCTTAAAAAGATTCCTTTTTCTGATTTTTCAGCTTTTGGACAGTTGTTGCGTTCCGTGCCAGATAATTACATGTTGCAATTGGCAAACAGCTCTACTATTAGGTATACCCAGTTGTTTGATTTGAATCCTTCATTAAAGGTATTTTGTAATAGAGGTACTAGTGGTATTGATGGTAGTACATCTACTGCCGTTGGTGCGTCTTGGGCATATGGTAGCCCCACTTTATTGGTTACGGGTGATTTAAGTTTTTTCTATGATAGTAATGCACTTTGGAACAATTATATAAAGAACAATTTTAGAATTATAGTAATTAATAATGGTGGAGGTGGCATTTTTAGGATCCTCCCTGGTAAAGATGATTCCAGTGTATTTGAAACCTATTTTGAAACACGTCATTCTCTTTCCGCTGAGCATCTGTGCAATATGTTTGGTTTTGATTATAGAACGGCTAAATCTTCTATAGAACTTGAAGAGGAATTAAAGGTCTTTTACAAAGAAACCGTTCGTCCGATGTTACTGGAAATTACTACACCTACATTAATAAACGATAAAATTTTGATTGATTATTTTCGTTTCATATCTTAG
- a CDS encoding chorismate-binding protein: MPQELFDQVEICLKEQLPFVLYRKPNNAELIGIFQSNDEVHYVKDFTETGFVFAPFNLNDNAILLKMDVVIKALYEQSEINDFNQNVSVAYNEIEKLRYLNLVSSAIKTIDKGDFNKVVLSRKIEVEFKEDVLEVYQHLLNTYKKAFCYFWYHPKIGSWMGATPEILVKRKGSQFSTMSLAGTQNSHKSEMPKWSKKELDEQQLVTDYILNALKEKTVSLKSSERESVRAGQLWHLRTEIKGTFSPNNFGTVLKALHPTPAVCGTPLVSAKEFILNNEMYDRSFYTGFLGELNIQEEVSRNRNRKNQENSAYRSVAKTSELFVNLRCMQLLKNKAAIYVGGGITKDSNPESEWEETTLKSMTMLRVLSGN, encoded by the coding sequence ATGCCGCAAGAACTTTTTGATCAAGTTGAAATCTGTTTAAAAGAACAGTTACCATTTGTATTGTATAGAAAGCCCAATAACGCTGAACTTATTGGGATATTTCAAAGTAACGATGAGGTTCACTATGTTAAAGATTTTACAGAAACGGGTTTCGTTTTTGCACCCTTTAATTTAAATGACAATGCCATATTGTTAAAGATGGATGTTGTTATTAAAGCATTGTATGAGCAAAGTGAGATAAATGATTTTAACCAAAATGTGTCAGTAGCGTACAATGAAATAGAAAAACTTAGATATCTTAATTTGGTTTCATCTGCAATTAAAACTATTGACAAAGGTGATTTTAATAAGGTAGTATTGTCTCGTAAAATTGAGGTTGAATTTAAAGAAGACGTATTAGAGGTATACCAACATTTGTTGAATACTTATAAAAAAGCATTTTGTTACTTCTGGTATCATCCAAAAATTGGTTCCTGGATGGGGGCAACGCCAGAAATATTGGTAAAAAGAAAAGGTTCTCAATTTTCTACTATGTCGCTTGCGGGCACACAGAACTCTCATAAATCTGAAATGCCAAAATGGTCAAAGAAAGAATTGGACGAACAACAATTGGTGACAGATTATATCTTAAACGCTTTAAAGGAAAAAACGGTTTCATTAAAAAGCTCTGAAAGAGAATCTGTTAGAGCTGGTCAACTTTGGCATCTTAGAACGGAAATAAAAGGTACTTTTTCTCCTAATAATTTTGGTACTGTATTAAAAGCACTGCACCCAACACCGGCTGTATGCGGTACACCTTTGGTTAGCGCCAAGGAATTTATTTTGAACAATGAGATGTACGATCGCTCGTTTTATACAGGTTTTCTTGGGGAGTTGAATATTCAAGAAGAAGTATCAAGAAACAGAAATAGAAAAAATCAAGAAAACAGTGCCTACCGAAGTGTAGCAAAAACATCAGAGCTCTTTGTGAATTTACGCTGTATGCAATTGCTGAAAAATAAAGCGGCTATTTATGTAGGTGGTGGTATCACAAAAGATTCCAATCCAGAAAGTGAGTGGGAAGAAACCACTTTAAAAAGCATGACAATGCTTCGTGTATTAAGCGGTAATTAG
- a CDS encoding PaaI family thioesterase encodes MNDYKEKILKICNETSKNTLMETLDIEYIDVGEDFLLAKMPVTSKVHQPDGVLHGGASVALAESVGSAASYIFLDGNKYFVRGLEIAANHVKSIKDGFVYAKATILHKGRTTQLWEIKITNEADQLISLCKLTTIALPKS; translated from the coding sequence ATGAACGACTACAAAGAAAAAATTTTAAAGATCTGTAACGAAACTTCTAAGAATACCTTAATGGAAACATTGGATATTGAGTACATAGATGTTGGGGAAGATTTTTTATTGGCTAAAATGCCTGTTACGTCAAAAGTTCATCAGCCCGACGGTGTTCTCCATGGTGGTGCGTCTGTAGCATTGGCAGAAAGTGTTGGTAGTGCGGCATCCTATATATTTTTGGATGGAAACAAGTACTTTGTAAGAGGTTTGGAAATTGCAGCAAATCATGTAAAAAGCATAAAGGATGGTTTTGTTTATGCAAAAGCTACCATTTTACACAAGGGAAGAACCACACAACTGTGGGAAATAAAAATAACCAATGAAGCAGATCAATTAATCTCGCTTTGTAAATTAACTACAATAGCATTACCCAAAAGCTAG
- a CDS encoding alpha/beta hydrolase, translating to MNKKVKNVSYHTTNTYETLNELNSQTKRVWLVFHGIGYLSRFFLKYFADLPKEENYIIAPQAPSKYYLKNEYKHVGASWLTKENTSLETINVFNYIDAVLENENLPEHCEIIFFGFSQGVSIATRYLAYSKLQCSKLIIYAGGLPNELKKQDFNFLNKDTKVISIIGDKDHYLSPERLSKESEKIHLLFGDNIQHISFDGVHEVKKEIINQLI from the coding sequence ATGAACAAGAAAGTTAAAAACGTCTCATATCATACCACCAATACATATGAGACTTTAAATGAATTAAATAGCCAAACAAAACGTGTCTGGTTAGTTTTCCATGGCATTGGGTATTTAAGCCGTTTTTTCCTTAAATATTTTGCAGACCTACCCAAAGAAGAAAATTATATTATTGCACCCCAAGCACCTTCTAAATACTATTTAAAAAATGAATACAAACATGTGGGGGCAAGTTGGTTGACCAAAGAAAATACATCATTGGAAACCATAAACGTTTTTAATTATATTGATGCGGTATTGGAAAACGAAAATTTGCCAGAACATTGTGAGATTATTTTTTTCGGATTTTCTCAAGGAGTTTCAATAGCTACAAGGTATCTGGCTTATTCTAAACTTCAATGTTCAAAATTGATTATCTACGCAGGTGGTTTGCCCAATGAACTCAAGAAACAAGATTTCAACTTTTTAAACAAAGACACCAAAGTCATATCCATTATTGGAGATAAAGACCATTATCTTAGTCCTGAAAGATTATCAAAAGAAAGCGAAAAAATTCATTTGTTATTTGGAGATAATATTCAACATATAAGTTTTGACGGTGTACATGAAGTAAAAAAAGAAATTATAAATCAGTTAATATAA
- a CDS encoding GNAT family N-acetyltransferase, whose product MKGQVTLENERVRLSPLTMDNYKVLIPIASQESLVQYSPSDIATPNSLKNYVTIALQQLTAGTSIPFIIYDKKQGVYAGCTRYMNMNYKNKVLHIGSTWIGREFQGTGLNTEMKKLMLDYAFTTLDFEKVEFRVDERNTASRKAVEKLGCVLEGILRKDVYLLDGFKRNTCCYGLLRTEWIKKNQ is encoded by the coding sequence ATGAAAGGTCAAGTAACTCTAGAAAATGAAAGGGTAAGGTTAAGTCCATTAACAATGGATAACTACAAAGTATTGATACCTATAGCATCTCAAGAAAGTTTAGTTCAATATTCTCCGTCCGATATTGCTACGCCCAACAGCTTAAAAAATTATGTGACAATAGCTTTACAACAATTAACGGCAGGCACTAGCATTCCATTCATAATATATGATAAAAAGCAAGGTGTTTATGCCGGATGCACCCGTTATATGAACATGAATTATAAAAACAAAGTACTACATATAGGTTCTACATGGATAGGTCGTGAATTTCAGGGTACTGGGTTAAATACGGAAATGAAAAAATTAATGCTTGATTATGCCTTTACCACTTTAGATTTTGAAAAAGTGGAATTTCGTGTAGATGAGCGTAATACCGCATCTAGAAAAGCAGTAGAAAAATTAGGATGTGTTTTAGAAGGTATTTTAAGAAAGGATGTCTACCTTTTAGATGGCTTTAAAAGAAACACGTGTTGTTATGGTTTACTGCGTACTGAATGGATAAAGAAAAATCAATAG